TTCTCGATGAAAGAGGTCCGTCCATCTGTGCGTCGACAGAGGATCGCACAAGTGTGACTGAACGCGTGCCTCTAGGCAAAGAACGTCCGGTAAACAGGCCGGTGTCAAGTGCGCGCCACAGGAAAGAGACCACAAACGCCCAGAACACTTGAGGGGAAGATCGTTCCCCACTTTGTGGCCTGgacaaagacagaagaaccaAAGTTTCCTACCTGCCTCCAACAGAGCGTTCGCCTCTGCATGGATACACTCGCAAGCCTCGAGGGCTCTCCCCTGAGACACACTCGGGTCGTTGCACCTTGCACAGCCGCCTGCGTTACAGTTCGCTGCTTGCGAGGGAGTGCCGTTGTACCCAGTAGCGATTACCTGGAGCGGACAAACGGAGAGTTAAAACACAGACCACAAAGAAGCAGCAGTCCTAGGCTAGGATACGCGTTGGGGACATGGGGAGACTTCACGAGTATcaaggagacgcagatgGCAAGGGTGGCAGTCACTCTTCACGAGCAGAAACCCTCGACGACGGAAAGGTGCCTCGAGCGCCACCACTGCTTCATAAAGGGAGAAGTCTCTCTTGACTCCAAGAGAAATAGTCTACGCACAAGAGGTGATGGGAGATGGAGATCCGAAATGCGAGTCACACGCGCTTTGTACCAATATACTTGCATCCTGGGTTGCTGCAAGTGCACAGCTGAACATCTCTCTTTTTATGACAGCTctcgaggagaggcgaggaaatcAAAGGCCAATTAGACCGACCCCAGGAGTACCACTCGGCGTGGATGCTCCGAAACGGATGCCGACCCGTTCCCTCCCGCGGTGCTGAACGAGACTGAAACGACCAGCACACAGCGAATTCGCAACATGCGCAGGAAGCAGCATAGAAGGACTCGGGCAGAGCATTCCGTGAAGCGTAAACATTGAAAAGAATGGAAACAAGAGGACGTACCCGATTGCCTCGCGCAACGATCGCTCCGACCCTGTACACACGACGCCCGAACAACGGTCGGCAACAGACAGaactgaagagacaggctgGAGAGGCGAACCGCTGAATTCGCGGCAGACGAACGACATGTGCCCCATTGTCTACTAGCCACGACATGCCAAGAAAAGCGAAATACAGAGCTGAAACGTCCAGACAGAATCTGTGATCCTTCTCGAGTAGCATGTCTAACGGCGATCCGTATCTACACCGAGGATTTTTGAGGGGGAAAGGCGAcgtggaaagagaaaacttAGGGATTTCGTCTTTGTTGACAGTTTGCCCTTTCAGTCAGGCGCACACCGCTGACGTCGAGGATTTATCTGTTCACACTGGTAAAGAAGAATTCAAGTCGAAGCAACAGAGATTGTACAGAAGGGCGTGTCAATGACAAACACCTCAGACGCGGATCAGCAGTCCACTGCAACCTTGACTTGAAGGTGTCGGCTGCCTTGAGCAGTCCAGGTGGCGGCGCACAGAACCGACTGGCTGTGAAGGACAAGAAGTGCCATTTTCGACACAAAAAGTCGCGATTTGGagtccagagaaaaacggatcTTACCGGCGTTTCATGCAGTTTGACCGCGTAGAGGCCAAAAAGGTAAGACGCATAAAATATGTATCCCAGGAAGGTCGAACGAGCTCTTCACAAAGAAATCCAGCAGCTGCaacaaagggaagagaaagggccATTTTTTTGAGCGCGACGATGAAGCCaatcttctttcttctcagggCATCGAAACGGCCAGAACAGGAAGGAATTCGGAATGGTAGAAAGACGAAGATTTCCACACGGGATCCACACCAAAAGAAGAACCACATCCGCCCTCAAGGCAACGAGAAGCCTGTTTACGATGCTGTACACGCGATCACACGATGCAGACAAACATACTCTAGAATAGACGGAAATTCACATATCAATATGTCTATATCTACCTAAACAAacaaatgcatatatttTTACctatgtgtatgtatactTGTATTTTTtcctatatatgtatatctaccGATGTATAACTACACAGATCTAAATCCCTCTCtctttatatacatatacagtGACGTTAACGGTGCGGGCCTTTTGAAGGAGGTGTtagagaagagacgcgattCGTAGTTCACAAATGGCTCTCGCAGCCGTGTGTAGGGATCTTGTGGAAGCTTTTATTACATTGCTAGAAATATCAACATGCTGCAAAAGAGCCGTATGTGATGACTGTAATCTGCACGTCTCTTGCTAATTTTTACTTGATTTTtgtgaagaaaaacgaactgtGTCAGCAAGGGAGTTCCTTTCAAGTCTCACAGTTCCTGGGCATGCGTCACACTCGGCACAACTGGGGGGGGGCGACAGGTTCATCAAGTCTCAGCGAAGCTGCACAGCCGGAGAGAGTGTCTCCTTGAACGGCTTGCAGCTTAGTTCTAATTTAACTTGAGGAGTCCTTTTCCAGTCTACACCGCTACTTTCAGGTGCCGCCCACTTTGTTCGATGACCTTCCAAACACCCCTACAGACAGCACGCAGTTGGAAGCCTCTTGAGCAACCTCAACGGAGTCTCTCCACGTGCAAGTCTGTTGGCGTGAAGCTCGAACGCATGTTAGAACCGAACTACGGAGAGAGACGTACACGCGATTTTCTGGCGGAGAAGACTGCTGCATCCGTCGGCCATCAAGTGAACATCCGCGACAGCCATGCCTGCACCGAGCAAAtcgagcagaaagaaaagagtgGGGACGTAGCACAAGGCACTCGGGGTAGCGgcaagcagaggaaaagaatgGAACACCACCGACGCGGCCGTTGACCAAAACTCCCCGAAAGAGCCGACGAAATCCTCTCTGCTGAATTACGCTCGTTCCCTATCCGGGGGACGCCATTACACGTAACGCACACTTCATGGTGATCATGAAAAGAACGCGAACAAACGTCCAAGAGCATGGGAAATGGAACGCAAccggagaagggagaggtAGCAAGAACACACCAACAGCGTCCCGGCTTATTTGTAGACACATGGACACAGGCATGTGCACACATGTAGACACTTCTACCTTCACATGAAGCTGCGCAGATGCGTGAGAAGACGTGGTAATCCAACTGTCTTCACATCGAACAACGGACACTAAGAACACCTCGAGATCGTTCACGTTCACGACTCGTGATATATACTCATtaatatgtatgtacgtatgtatgtatgtctgTGTGTAAGTGGGTATACACATGCATCGAGATGACTCTATCTTCACATCAGAAACTTGTAGATGTGTGGGGGTCGCGGGTACTGATGAACGTTGCCAGCTCTTTTCCTTACAGACTCGAACGCCATCCACGCCGGCGGCCGCAGGGGAATTGGCGCCAGACTGGCTGGGCCGAAAGCAGAGCTGCAAGCACCGAAAACACGAGCCTTGTTTTCACGGTCGCCTGATGTATTTCACTGTTTCACGGTCAGTTGAGAGGCTGTGCGCAGAACGGTGAATGCACGCGTGAACGCAGAAGGGTCAGAGCGCCGCTGTGTTCTCGCGACTCGACGTCGAAGTCACAGCGGCATTCGGAAGGCGGAAAGAGCGGAACAACCAGGAGAACGACGAAACACGAGTCTAGAGCCACCTCGCGCAGCCGGGTCCTCCTGGGGGGTACCCTTACACTGAATTCGCGCCTACCTGGTCTTCTCGAGCAATCATTTCTTCCATCGAGAACGCCAATCCCGCTTTCGCTCGCATCCGAGCGAGTCGCACGCCCAGCGGCGCGTCGACGGCGACCAGGGCGAAGAACGGCCGCTTCCTGAGGCGCAGATGAATCGCGGCAGGGGCAGCGGAGAGTTCAGTGATTGGAGTCTTGTGAGTGCAATCGCAGTCGACCGGCGCTTGAAAAAGCAAGACACGAGCCTCGTCGACCCTCCTGTGCGCTTCCGTACGCGGTGAAGACACACGAAGGAAATCACGGACAGGAACAGAtctgctctcctccttcAGGAGCCGTTGTCCCGTCTCACGCCCCCCCATTTCCACAGtcagacagaggaagcaagagacaCTAAGAAACACGACCTGTCGCCTCCGTCACGTGGTTCGCGGATTTCAAAGTGCAAACTGCTCTAAATAGGTTTGGTGAAGTCGAATGCTGGGCGGCGAAGAACTCGAGTTGTGTCTTGTCTCTTGGGGTTACGAAGACGCGACGCTTCTAGACAGGAAGAGCAAACGGGAGGCAGAGCTGACGCTGGTGGTGATactgcagagaaggcagaccAGTATAACCGGTCTGCGAAAGTTACATGAGTGAGGAGGGAGCCGAAAAGTCGAACTCAGAGTTCAGAGATGAAACACTTTTTTGCGCTaccggcgaaggcgaacgcgCGCGCTCCCCGTGTGTGGGTTGATCTCTGAAATCGAGTTTTGGGTTTTGTCGCCTGCCACACCCCCGTCGCCAGCGGATCGAAGACACACTTTCCtttgcagaagaagagacgtaCCGCAGCACTCTCACTTCCTCCAGTCGGGAAATGCCCAGGACCACGAAGTTCTCTCGCCACCGGCTCGTGACTGAGAAAACAAAGTCAACAGAAAAGACGCTTGCCTGTAACAGAAGAATGAAGTGCACAGATGCTTGGTAGTCTCTGACTGAGACACACGGCAAACAAGCGCTCTGTGCCGCTGCCTCCTGctgagaggagaaacacacagagcAGCTCTGCAGACACAAGACTGACAGTGGAGTGACCtaggacgaagaagacacgaacGAGCAAATGCCCCCCGGCATGCGCCACGGGCATATCTGACTATATGAGCCTTTCTACACCCGCACTCCGGAGAACAAGCGAGAGGCAGTCTGCGTAAGGACGTCGCACAGTGCTAGGAAATGCAGACGGAGGATCTGAATCACGGCCGCGATGAAGATGCGAGAAGCGGACAGAACGCGTTGATCTGCATCTTCACAAGAGGCGGTGTATTTTCTGTGGCACTGTTTCCACGAAAGTGCCGATGAAAAGTATTTTGGCGGCCGTGAGACACTGTATGGATGACCGCGAGTCCAGTGCCGTCAGCCCAACGTGGAACTGAAGTGGAAAGAGTTTGTCAGAAGAGAGGATACTCAGATGCCTGGTGTAGAAAAAGAAGCTCACAGAAGGACCAGAATGCGCGTTACATCGAAGACCACAGATATGCAGTTGTCTGGAGCCACAAAACCGTTCAGCGAAGCACAGCGCATCGACAGACCGTCCGAGCGACACACCGCGaactctcgttttttccttctctctgctgaaGCGTGCGCACCAAAATCAACGATTTGTTCTGGGTCGGAGAAGGACAAAAAAGAAGCGTCTGGAGACTGAGAACCGGAACTCGCCCTGGACTCCGGAGGCCGGGCAGTAGACGCTTCAGCCGCCTTGCCCTCTTGACGAGCACTGTCgtatctcttctcttcgctcacACAGGCGAGAGACTCTGGAGCGTCCACAGTGCGCGGAAAAGGTCGATCCCTGGTTGCCGAGACGCTGAGAACCTGGTGAGAGCAGCCGTTGGCCCCACAGGATCCAGCTGGATaaaacgtttttctctcttcttcagagactCGGTCTGCGTCTGAGCTGGTCACCTCGCCTCCAGAAGACTCAGAAGCTCCGCGGCTCGAAGAGACCAGGAGCTGGGTGTGGGGAAGCCGAGGTGTGCGTACATCCGGTGGAGAAGAGCTTCGTCCATTggaggcagacggagacagcaggtgACTCGgacgtctcttctcctcggcgGGGATCCGTCCGCCTTCTctgggagaaggagagacggaatCGAAGAGGCAGGGCGGGTGCTGTGCGGAGCGGAGAGgacaagaagcaggaaacacgccggaggcagacgagacaggcggCACGCAAGACAAGTAAAGGATCTTGAAGCTAAAGTCTTCTTCGAGAATCTTCGCCACGGAACGCTTGCCGCTCTGCAGCGGCCCCACCAGGCCCAGAACAACCATTCTTCAGAGAAAAATGAGAGAATGGAGACCCAGGAAGgggaacagaagaacagaagagaaatagacgaagacgagagggaggagaagaggaagcgaggatgaagagaagaagagaagaggacaaggagaataagggaagaagagaggagaagatgaagaagagaggagaagagagggagaagcgatgAAGCGAGGGTCAGGGGAATAGGACGGGGGACTTCGTGGAAATGGTCATATAATAGAAAgacagggagacgaaggagagcgaagagcgtAGCGCCCGCttggaaaaggaaaagagtgTGGCCGGGAAAGAGGTCGGCTGATGAAACcctccgagagaagaaggagactcagagagagacgatCGACGCGAAggacagaagcgagagagaaaacgcgaaggtGGACATAAGGTGTTCTACAGAAAACCGAgctgaggaagcagagagagcgtgcatgcaaaggaacacggagagaaggagaaaccgGAGGAAAGCGGAGACCGAGGGCAGCCGAAAACTCCGAGAGAAATGCGTTCTTAAAGTGACCGTTTGTGTCGTGGACGCGTCGGAACTCTCTACCCCGAAACCAGGCAAAAAGTTAGATGATCAACATCGACGATAGGCGACAGCAGTTTCTCTTTTGACAAGAGACAACAGGACGCGACACATGGAAGAGCAGCAGGGATGAGACAGGTTTAGCGGGTCTGTGGCCTGGTGCTCGAGAACCCCCCAACGAAAGGCATTTGCAGCCTTGAATCTTGACTCGAAATTTGTAGAAGAAAACCTTTGAAACTCTTGTATGAGCAGAGGGGCAGTAAATTCgtgttctctgtttcttaCGAGAACGTTCACCGAGACGTccgggagagacggaggcgagtTCCCTCGCGGACATCCAGAAAATAAAAACATTTCAAAGTGAAGACAAGACCTTCGCGCCGACCCCCACGAGACACTGGGAGGGTCTGAACGCGGACGAGAGAGCACATGCGACGACAAATCGAGGACAACCGATCAGAACTCTGCACACTTCGGCGGAAAAGGTCCGTCACAGTCCGGAAGAACTGGGCACACGCCTTTCCCTCCAAAAGTGTAGACAgctgttctctttttctccttcaaTTCCAGAGAAACTCAGTCGCCTCTTTGGGTCTCCTCCCGCACGACCCCCGCACGACCTGTCGCGGCAGAGGTGAGGAACGACTATGTTCTGCAGATGCTCCGCGGAAGCGAGGACAGAAAGGACTTGACATCGTCGAGTGTGGAGTGTACATACTCCCCACATCACGTGGTCGCATTTTCTGCCTCTTGAGACACGAAAGGCCAGCCGATTTTGACCGAGAGGTAATGCCTGCTCAATCCCTTTTTCCGACTTCTTGCCGCTcgcacatctgcatgcagctttTTCGCGAACCGCGGCTAGGTCGCGCCTTCAGAATTCCTATGAAGGACGAATCTGACAAGATCGTTTTCATCGCGATTTCGGTTCCGTTCTTGTCGTGGCAAGCCACCCAAGTCCAAGCGTCTGATTTTTCTCGTCGCTGGCACTGATCCTCGGTGTGCAACGAACGGAAGGGTTTGTGGCACTTCCTTCCGCTACccgagaggaaagcaaggGGAGTTCACTCCAATTTTTAGTTCACTTGCCTTTCAGGTTTGCGCTTTCGGCATTGAGAACTCCAAGTTGCCAGCTGTCTCTACAGCAAAAGTGGTGCAGCTACATTCACGAGTGCATGCTTTAACTTTTGGATCCTTCTTCGTTCACTCTGGTGGAGCTGAACGTGGACACAGAGGCATTGTCCAACCGCGCTAGGGAGACGCCTGAAATTAGTTGGAAGGCAACGGTCATTGAAACTAGGGAAGCAGCGCTCCAGACTTTGCGAGAATCGCGAGGGTCTCCGCGACGAGCTACCACCAGCGACGGGATGTGCGCGAGGAagcttttccttttttcagtTTCACTGACAGGGCAAACACGATCCACGAAGCGGTGGAGAAGTGTCTAGCGAATCTGCAGTGCGGAAGGAAGATCATTTGCCTTCAACTTTGAGGGACCCGCTGGTTCGTCAAAGTCTTGACTTGCAGAGACCCGTGGACGTCGAGGGCGTGCAATcacgtttcctctctctggctcTCGTTCCTACACAGCGGCGTCTCGCCGGAAGCCAGATCCTATTTTCCATTTGTccaaaagaagaaatgaaaATGCGGCTCAagctctgcttcttctccgtttaCCCCGGACGGTCAACGGATCCACACCTCTGCTCCTGATGCCGTTCGTTCAAGGTGACTGAAgttggagaaggaaggcagaTTGCTCACCATGCCTGCACATACCACAGACAGTCAAAGCGATCTAGGATTATCCGTAAGGAGAAAGGGCAGAAAACTCAAGGTTGACTTCCACGGTGTTTCTGTTTCAAGTCAGAAAGAATGAACGGCACAACTTGTGAGCTTCTGCACGCTGTTCCTCGTCGTTCCTTCCTCGCAGTCGGCTTACTCTTCCCGGTGGGGTTACCGGTCTcctgtccttctccttttctctccttcactggtcgcgtcttctctgctttttctcttccaaTTTGATATCCATGGGTCTTCCCTCGTAGATGTCTTCCCTTCCTTGTTCCTAGCGTTTTCGGGATCTCTTTCTTtatttcctcgcttcctcgtgcGCCTCCCATGTCCGCCTCTGCGACGTTGATCTGGGCCTCGCCCGCGCCGTCTTGGCTGCTGGGAGCGTCGagctttcttttttttctcttgggcttcttctcggcttcccAGTGTCGACGGAAGAGGCTCAACCTGTCCCCCTTCTCAAGACCTGGCTGCGACTCTGgatcctcgctctctcggtctctttcctcgtcctctcctcggCCTTTCTCGGGGGACCTTCCCAGCGACAGGAACACGCCTTGCTCGACTTCTGCGTACACAGCCGGGGAGAGTCGCGGCAGGGTGAGGAGGTACCTCaacttcttttcttctctctcaagcGAAAGGCACACAACTTCGGCGCAACTCTTCACCTTTGACGGGGCGTCAATGAGGATCAAaatcctctctctcgtcacattcgcctcgctgctgcgctctctgcttctcttgctcCAACTCGTCGTCCCCTATGACAACATCCCCTTCTCCGTTGGTCGACCCGATACGAGTCCTGGCGCCGCGGCTCTCCTGTTCGACACGCAGCGGCCTGCAGGCCACCCATCCGATCAGGCGGAGGTCGCTTCCGTTTCCCTTTCATTTATGACAGATCTTTCTCATTCACCTCGTCCTTCTgactcgtctcctctgtctgattcttcttcatctcctgtGTCACTTCCtagtctttctttttcttttcccttcccttcgtcttctcctgatcctgctctttcttctccttcctcgtcttcctctcctccttttccgtcctctcctttctcttctgtttcttcttcttcttctgctcctccttcttctccatcttctccttctggTCCTTCTTCTGAGACTCTGTCTGGTTTGCTGTCGTTCCCGGGAACTCCTTCCGGTCGTCAGCCTCTGCCTGCtgcagacaaagaaaggcTCGGTGGTCAAGAGAAAACTGGAAATACCgcggacgaaggcgaagcgcaACTTCTTGTCGACTTCTCTGGCGCCCCAACCTTCtcagcgagagacggagacactggCGGGAGCCGGGGACGCcgaggcgcgagaaaggaagaaggaactgtTGAGAAGAGAGTCCGACGGTCTCCTGAGAAGTCCAGAGAACCAACGCCGCGGCGCCCCTGCGTTTCGCCGCCATGCacaggaggaaacgagacgagaaagccTGAAAATCAAGGGAgcaacgcagaggaagacgatgaGAGGGAGGCCGCCGAGCATGCGTCGGCGCACAGTCAGTTGCACAGTCGGAGAGCGAAGACTCAACTTTCTGGAGATTCTCCCGGTCTTCATTTTAGCCGAGAGGTACAGACTCTAGAGGCTTCGACTGGTCTCCATCATACGGATTTGGGAACGCGTGAATCGGAGGAAATGcacgtctcctctccgctctctgctCCTGCGCTCGCTGCACCCTTTCTCGCCTCGGTCGTGGATTCGCCTCCCGCTTTCGCTCTGCTTGCCTCAGCAGCGCCCGAGGCGAACGCTGCTGCGACTCGCGTTTCAGAATCGGCTCTTCCTTTCGCGCGAATGTCCTCCCAAGACGCTCGACAgttgccttcctcctccctcaaacactcgtcttctccttcgtcttcttcctcttcttcttctacctcttctgcttcgaggTTCCTCAGTCCGAATCCCCTGTGGGTCAGGACCGTCGTGCGTTCGTTGCCGCCCATGCTGTGCATCAGCGTGTACGGCCTCCTGGTGTTGTTTTTGATTGACCTGCACAATGCGAGTGCACTCCACGGAAACGCCACCTTTTGGTGGGTGCTCTCCAGCTacgtgtctctgcttctggtCTGGATTCTTTTCGCGTCCGTCGCTCTGATGGCCCTCGAACACAAcaccagcgaagaagcgcacCTGTTCGCTAGGTAggtctctcctgcttcgcgCGACCAGTCTCGTAGTCACGGCGTTGGCGGCCTGTGGATCTGTCGCATCCGGGTCACTCAACGTTGGTCTCGACTCGAGGCAGTGGCTTCTTGTCGCATCAGTAAATCTGCTGGGCCTGCCACGCTCCGTCTCTCGACTCAGCGCACTGCCCGCAGAAGGTCAAACATACGTCGCCGTTTCCTCCGGCATTCAATTGCCTATTGAGAGTGACGAGTTAATCGTCTTGTTCGTCTAGCTGTGTCTGCACGCCCAGGAGGGactggagacaggaggaacaCGAGATAAGACACTGACTTTGGGATGGAAACTCAAGGAAAGAGACGTAGTTCgtcaagaagaaaggagcaTGCGACGCCGCGGGAACTTTCTGCATTCGTGCGTGGTCCCTCCTCTGCTCTTGTCTGCATGTTCTTCAccttgcttctttcctctcggctCTCCTTTGCGatttcgcgtctcctctgtgtgtGAGTGTGGAGCGATCGTGCCCTACGCGT
This Toxoplasma gondii ME49 chromosome VIII, whole genome shotgun sequence DNA region includes the following protein-coding sequences:
- a CDS encoding cytidine and deoxycytidylate deaminase zinc-binding region domain-containing protein (encoded by transcript TGME49_200430); its protein translation is MVVLGLVGPLQSGKRSVAKILEEDFSFKILYLSCVPPVSSASGVFPASCPLRSAQHPPCLFDSVSPSPREGGRIPAEEKRRPSHLLSPSASNGRSSSPPDVRTPRLPHTQLLVSSSRGASESSGGEVTSSDADRVSEEERKTFYPAGSCGANGCSHQVLSVSATRDRPFPRTVDAPESLACVSEEKRYDSARQEGKAAEASTARPPESRASSGSQSPDASFLSFSDPEQIVDFVTSRWRENFVVLGISRLEEVRVLRKRPFFALVAVDAPLGVRLARMRAKAGLAFSMEEMIAREDQLCFRPSQSGANSPAAAGVDGVRVCMAVADVHLMADGCSSLLRQKIASAGFLCEELVRPSWDTYFMRLTFLASTRSNCMKRRVGAIVARGNRVIATGYNGTPSQAANCNAGGCARCNDPSVSQGRALEACECIHAEANALLEAGRDRAMNGTLYVTCLPCLGCAKLVVQSAIRTVVYAEEYDDKSGALDLLTRMGVSVRRFADDHPGVPGMTVAVKSF
- a CDS encoding hypothetical protein (encoded by transcript TGME49_200440~Signal peptide predicted by SignalP 2.0 HMM (probability 0.755) with cleavage site probability 0.518 at residue 36~Predicted trans-membrane domain (TMHMM2.0):14-34:127-150:552-575:587-610:624-647:873-896:910-930); amino-acid sequence: MSASATLIWASPAPSWLLGASSFLFFLLGFFSASQCRRKRLNLSPFSRPGCDSGSSLSRSLSSSSPRPFSGDLPSDRNTPCSTSAYTAGESRGRVRRYLNFFSSLSSERHTTSAQLFTFDGASMRIKILSLVTFASLLRSLLLLLQLVVPYDNIPFSVGRPDTSPGAAALLFDTQRPAGHPSDQAEVASVSLSFMTDLSHSPRPSDSSPLSDSSSSPVSLPSLSFSFPFPSSSPDPALSSPSSSSSPPFPSSPFSSVSSSSSAPPSSPSSPSGPSSETLSGLLSFPGTPSGRQPLPAADKERLGGQEKTGNTADEGEAQLLVDFSGAPTFSARDGDTGGSRGRRGARKEEGTVEKRVRRSPEKSREPTPRRPCVSPPCTGGNETRKPENQGSNAEEDDEREAAEHASAHSQLHSRRAKTQLSGDSPGLHFSREVQTLEASTGLHHTDLGTRESEEMHVSSPLSAPALAAPFLASVVDSPPAFALLASAAPEANAAATRVSESALPFARMSSQDARQLPSSSLKHSSSPSSSSSSSSTSSASRFLSPNPLWVRTVVRSLPPMLCISVYGLLVLFLIDLHNASALHGNATFWWVLSSYVSLLLVWILFASVALMALEHNTSEEAHLFARCSAILLGLSFSLLAVAWSFFGRRVLRQLSSQEASAYALPSLSYRRTEQEHRLCSLPQCPLHFSDVSRRAFLACQDPPLVYRPSTLPRPHKRDGSETHETLRVLESDRMQMTPPASLGCGFEYHRAPDFPAPLLDSYYCESCSAARGRETEPRGLGCAAWLKRWLPFLYRLFFRDTETGESREGRERSDEAVEEVRAVSRFSTGLSPIWECLADVCCVDSCWSSRPEEPRRCHAWRRLRRLTLFCPPLLFLRGIYLLMVGTEVIPHYYPAASSSFFQKQKESFDICLYLLTEFVPLTLLVLAFAANPRTTRPQRDEETDEEASSQDATEEEA